In Rhodothermus marinus DSM 4252, a single genomic region encodes these proteins:
- the lspA gene encoding signal peptidase II: MRMLWVTLLVVLVDQLTKVLVVQTMYPGQSIPLIDDWLKLTYTENPGMAFGLSFGPPGTVAVLAIVATVLIAWYLYRIRDGYAPYRASLAVILGGALGNIIDRLFYGLLYGYAGFFHGRVVDFIHVDLWRGYLPEFIPFIGGAYVALFPIWNVADMAIVIGVVGLLLFQKEFHRRQQAAVAAASAPGQPVEQS; this comes from the coding sequence ATGCGCATGCTCTGGGTCACGCTGCTGGTGGTACTGGTGGACCAGCTCACGAAGGTGCTGGTGGTCCAGACCATGTACCCCGGACAGTCCATTCCTTTGATCGACGACTGGCTCAAGCTCACCTACACGGAGAATCCCGGCATGGCCTTCGGGCTGTCGTTCGGACCGCCGGGGACCGTGGCGGTGCTGGCCATCGTGGCCACGGTGCTGATCGCCTGGTACCTTTACCGCATTCGAGACGGCTACGCCCCGTACCGGGCCAGTCTGGCCGTGATCCTGGGCGGGGCGCTGGGCAACATCATCGATCGCCTCTTTTATGGCTTGCTGTACGGCTACGCCGGGTTTTTCCACGGGCGCGTGGTCGATTTCATCCACGTGGATCTCTGGCGTGGCTACCTGCCCGAGTTCATCCCTTTCATCGGCGGGGCCTACGTGGCCCTTTTCCCCATCTGGAACGTGGCCGACATGGCCATCGTGATCGGCGTGGTGGGCCTGCTGCTCTTCCAGAAAGAGTTCCATCGCCGCCAGCAGGCGGCCGTTGCGGCGGCCTCCGCTCCGGGGCAGCCCGTCGAGCAATCCTGA
- the lepB gene encoding signal peptidase I, translated as MVGRERKELAEQAGDVPVQSGRWRQRMRDWLTALGLAVALALLIRIFALEAYRIPSPSMEQTLLVGDFVLVSKLHYGPRMPMSLGLPFTAWYVPGVALPYLRLPGFTEIRRGDVIVFNYPVETGPIDRKTHYIKRVVGLPGDTLWIRDKVVYVNGRPFPDPDLVQQRWMLQLRPGARLSPDSLRALGARNVSRSAYRAGLLFFDATVAVARHIAHLSAVDTLRPYSAAALLQGAAARKARREEDRGPIYIPGRGDTLYLTPRTWPFYRELLIRFEGHQIYPRPDGTFLIDGRPGRFCVIRQDYYYVMGDNRDNSLDSRAWGLVPADHVVGKALLVYLSWDPEQHRIRWNRLFRPVR; from the coding sequence ATGGTGGGGCGGGAACGTAAGGAGCTGGCGGAGCAGGCCGGAGACGTGCCTGTGCAGTCGGGCCGGTGGCGGCAGCGCATGCGCGACTGGCTGACGGCCCTGGGACTGGCCGTAGCGCTGGCGTTGCTCATCCGGATTTTTGCGCTGGAAGCCTATCGCATCCCGTCCCCTTCGATGGAGCAGACGCTGCTGGTGGGCGACTTCGTGCTGGTTTCCAAGCTGCACTACGGACCCCGGATGCCCATGTCGCTGGGGTTGCCGTTCACGGCGTGGTACGTGCCGGGCGTCGCGTTGCCCTACCTGCGGCTTCCGGGCTTTACAGAGATCCGGCGGGGCGATGTGATCGTGTTCAACTATCCCGTCGAGACCGGTCCGATCGATCGCAAAACGCATTACATCAAGCGGGTGGTGGGGCTCCCGGGCGATACGCTCTGGATTCGGGACAAAGTGGTTTACGTCAACGGCCGACCATTTCCCGATCCCGACCTGGTACAGCAACGCTGGATGCTTCAACTGCGGCCGGGCGCGCGGCTTTCGCCGGATTCACTGCGGGCTCTCGGCGCCCGTAACGTTTCGCGCTCGGCCTACCGTGCCGGTCTGTTATTTTTCGATGCCACGGTGGCAGTGGCCCGCCACATTGCCCACCTGAGCGCGGTCGATACGTTGCGGCCGTATTCGGCCGCGGCCTTGCTCCAGGGAGCGGCCGCCCGCAAAGCCCGCCGGGAAGAAGACCGAGGACCGATCTACATTCCCGGACGTGGTGATACGCTCTACCTGACGCCCCGCACCTGGCCGTTCTATCGCGAACTGCTGATACGCTTCGAAGGGCACCAGATCTATCCCCGGCCCGATGGCACGTTCCTGATCGACGGACGTCCCGGCCGTTTCTGCGTGATCCGCCAGGACTACTACTACGTCATGGGCGACAACCGGGACAATTCACTCGACAGCCGGGCCTGGGGCCTCGTGCCGGCCGATCACGTGGTAGGCAAGGCCCTGCTGGTGTATCTGTCCTGGGATCCCGAGCAGCACCGCATCCGGTGGAATCGGCTGTTTCGTCCTGTACGCTGA
- a CDS encoding L,D-transpeptidase: MRRGVFALFLLCLLPSALQAQDYINQTALEDILEHQYEDLDAIPEVQYHYYILHHSSGNNVLARNTLYKELGDGDLELGKKRARLVELLNRVLIRNLEIGDTLVIPNRFDLDFRAYSPFPRYYPGGRDFDKLFIMDKSIQAFGAYEYGKLVRWGVINTGAPDNPTPNGRFNFNWKEEYRVSSLSPPGEPWEMYWVFNFHDARGIHVHQYPMPTGGPDSHGCVRLIDADAKWVFHWADPWQTTAGGTGIASRRGKIIKQGTTVLVIGEDPVGRPRPFIFKKQYPVLKRVELPNHPYDVPPGTPQQEYFDKLRKAREGAGTSR; the protein is encoded by the coding sequence ATGCGTCGCGGTGTCTTCGCATTGTTCCTGCTTTGCCTGCTGCCCTCGGCATTGCAGGCCCAGGACTATATCAACCAGACGGCGCTGGAAGACATCCTGGAGCATCAGTACGAGGACCTCGACGCTATTCCCGAAGTCCAGTACCACTACTACATCCTCCACCACAGCTCGGGCAACAATGTGCTGGCCCGCAACACGCTCTACAAGGAGCTGGGCGATGGTGATCTGGAGCTGGGGAAAAAGCGGGCCCGGCTGGTGGAATTGCTCAACCGCGTGCTCATCCGCAACCTGGAAATCGGCGACACGCTGGTCATCCCCAATCGGTTCGATCTGGACTTTCGCGCCTACTCGCCGTTTCCCCGTTACTATCCGGGCGGCCGGGACTTCGACAAGCTCTTCATCATGGACAAATCCATCCAGGCCTTCGGGGCCTACGAATACGGCAAGCTGGTGCGCTGGGGCGTGATCAATACGGGCGCACCCGACAACCCGACGCCCAACGGCCGCTTCAACTTCAACTGGAAGGAAGAATACCGCGTCTCTTCACTCAGTCCGCCCGGTGAACCCTGGGAGATGTACTGGGTCTTCAACTTCCACGATGCACGGGGCATTCACGTGCATCAATACCCGATGCCGACCGGTGGACCCGACAGTCATGGCTGCGTGCGCCTGATCGACGCCGATGCGAAGTGGGTCTTTCACTGGGCCGATCCCTGGCAGACGACGGCGGGCGGCACCGGCATCGCATCGCGCAGGGGGAAGATCATCAAGCAGGGCACGACCGTGCTGGTGATCGGCGAAGATCCGGTGGGGCGGCCCCGCCCGTTCATTTTCAAGAAGCAGTACCCGGTGCTGAAGCGGGTGGAGTTGCCCAATCATCCTTACGACGTGCCGCCGGGCACGCCGCAGCAGGAGTACTTCGACAAATTGAGGAAGGCGCGGGAGGGGGCCGGCACCTCGCGCTGA
- the ileS gene encoding isoleucine--tRNA ligase, translating into MKRFKQVEQFRHPEIEHEVLCWWKERQIFPRSIAQRENGPTFSFYEGPPTANGKPGIHHVLARTIKDIFCRYKTMKGFRVERKAGWDTHGLPVEIEVEKELGLEGRAQVEAFGIEKYNAACRRSVLRYKELWDQLTERIGYWVDLEHPYITFENTYIETVWWLIKQIYEKGLLYKGYKIQWYSPGSGTVLSSHEVSLGYREVDDPSAYVRFPVLGAERTYLLAWTTTPWTLISNVALAVGADITYVKVRREDPERGTEYLILAQDRLDVLQDESVEVVETFPGRALVGTRYEPLFPYFKDRFKEGEAWRVITADFVSTEEGTGIVHLAPAFGAEDYEAAQKEGLPMINPITPEGTFTDEAPLVAGLWFKDADKVILRDLRQRGLLFRQETYRHNYPHDWRKGTPLMNYPVESWFIRTTAVKDRMIELNQTIHWHPPSIGEGRFGEWLRNNVDWALSRQRYWGTPLPIWQSDRNPDYIEVIGSIEELRQKLGGTFPPEAYNPETGELDLHRPFVDRLTWPAPDGGTMRRVPDLIDVWFDSGAMPFAQWHYPFENQEAFRRTFPADFIAEGVDQTRGWFYTLHAIATMVMDSVAFRHVVVNGLVLDEKGEKMSKSKGNVVDPFDVVERYGADPVRWYMISNAPPWENIRFSERELEATRRRFFNTLENVYAFFATYANVDGFVYPAERMPVGERTELDRWIISRLNSTLAEVDAAYEDYHPTRAARAIERFVDELSNWYIRRSRRRFWSARTGEQENERDKQAAYQTVYECLETTALMMAPIAPFFSEWLYRALQEGSEVKGPESVHLADFPKVDQSVIDSVLEQRMALARTIVSIVLALRNQARINVRQPLPRILVVTGTGVDREVVESVRPLILEEVNVKDIEYVEGTSRVVRRTAKPNYPRLGKRLGKLMKGVAARVAQLTEEEIDRYLREGKLVLEVDGQQVELGPEDLEIKSEGIEGWLVGQEDGVTVALDTNRTEELILEGLAREAINRIQNLRKKAGFEVTDRIVVSYRAEGQLARALERHADWVRNETLAVALQPSEQPTGTHVETFDIDGETFTVGVQRVPVATTTGRQA; encoded by the coding sequence ATGAAGCGCTTTAAGCAGGTTGAGCAGTTTCGGCATCCGGAGATCGAGCACGAAGTCCTGTGCTGGTGGAAAGAGCGCCAGATCTTTCCGCGGAGCATTGCGCAGCGGGAAAACGGACCTACCTTCTCTTTCTACGAAGGGCCGCCCACGGCCAACGGCAAGCCCGGCATCCATCACGTCCTGGCCCGGACGATCAAGGACATCTTCTGTCGCTACAAGACCATGAAGGGCTTCCGCGTGGAGCGGAAGGCGGGCTGGGACACGCACGGGCTGCCCGTGGAGATCGAGGTCGAAAAGGAACTGGGCCTGGAAGGACGGGCGCAGGTGGAAGCGTTTGGTATCGAAAAGTACAATGCGGCCTGCCGCCGGAGCGTGCTGCGCTACAAGGAACTCTGGGACCAGCTTACGGAGCGGATCGGCTACTGGGTGGATCTCGAACACCCGTACATCACGTTCGAAAACACCTATATCGAAACCGTCTGGTGGCTGATCAAGCAGATCTACGAGAAAGGGCTGCTCTACAAGGGCTACAAGATCCAGTGGTACAGCCCGGGCTCCGGCACGGTGCTCTCCTCGCACGAGGTGAGCCTTGGCTACAGGGAAGTGGACGATCCCAGCGCGTACGTGCGCTTCCCGGTGCTGGGGGCCGAACGTACCTACCTGCTGGCCTGGACGACGACACCCTGGACGCTCATCTCGAACGTGGCACTGGCCGTCGGGGCCGACATCACCTACGTCAAGGTGCGCCGTGAAGACCCGGAACGGGGCACCGAGTACCTGATCCTGGCGCAGGATCGGCTGGACGTGCTGCAGGACGAGTCGGTCGAGGTGGTCGAGACCTTCCCGGGACGGGCGCTGGTCGGCACGCGCTATGAGCCGCTGTTTCCGTACTTCAAGGATCGCTTCAAGGAAGGGGAAGCCTGGCGGGTCATTACGGCTGACTTTGTCTCGACCGAGGAAGGGACGGGCATCGTGCACCTGGCGCCGGCCTTCGGTGCCGAGGACTACGAGGCCGCCCAGAAGGAAGGGTTGCCCATGATCAATCCGATCACACCCGAGGGCACCTTCACCGACGAGGCGCCGTTGGTGGCCGGTCTGTGGTTCAAGGACGCCGACAAGGTCATTCTGCGTGATCTGCGACAGCGCGGGCTGCTCTTTCGCCAGGAAACCTACCGGCACAACTACCCGCACGACTGGCGCAAGGGCACGCCGCTCATGAATTATCCGGTCGAGAGCTGGTTCATACGGACCACGGCCGTCAAGGACCGGATGATCGAGCTGAACCAGACGATTCACTGGCACCCGCCGTCGATCGGAGAGGGGCGTTTCGGCGAGTGGCTGCGTAACAACGTGGACTGGGCGCTGAGCCGCCAGCGTTACTGGGGCACACCGCTCCCTATCTGGCAGAGCGACCGCAATCCGGACTACATCGAAGTCATCGGTTCGATTGAAGAACTCCGGCAGAAGCTGGGCGGCACGTTTCCGCCCGAGGCCTACAACCCGGAGACCGGCGAGCTGGACCTGCACCGGCCTTTTGTGGACCGGCTCACCTGGCCGGCGCCGGACGGCGGCACGATGCGCCGCGTACCTGACCTGATCGACGTCTGGTTCGACTCGGGGGCCATGCCCTTCGCCCAGTGGCACTACCCGTTTGAGAACCAGGAAGCCTTCCGGCGCACCTTCCCGGCCGATTTCATCGCGGAAGGCGTCGATCAGACGCGCGGCTGGTTCTACACGCTGCACGCCATCGCCACGATGGTGATGGACAGCGTGGCCTTCCGGCACGTGGTGGTCAACGGCCTGGTGCTCGACGAGAAAGGCGAGAAGATGTCCAAGTCGAAGGGCAACGTGGTCGATCCCTTCGACGTGGTCGAGCGCTACGGGGCCGATCCGGTGCGCTGGTACATGATCAGCAACGCGCCGCCGTGGGAGAACATCCGCTTTTCGGAGCGCGAGCTGGAGGCCACGCGGCGCCGCTTCTTCAACACGCTGGAGAACGTCTACGCCTTCTTCGCCACGTATGCGAACGTGGACGGCTTCGTCTATCCCGCCGAGCGCATGCCCGTCGGCGAACGCACCGAGCTGGACCGCTGGATCATCAGCCGGCTCAACAGCACGCTGGCCGAGGTGGATGCGGCCTACGAGGACTATCACCCGACGCGGGCGGCGCGGGCCATCGAACGCTTCGTGGACGAGCTGTCGAACTGGTACATCCGGCGTTCGCGCCGGCGCTTCTGGAGCGCCCGTACGGGCGAGCAGGAGAACGAGCGCGACAAGCAGGCCGCCTACCAGACCGTCTACGAATGCCTGGAGACCACGGCGCTGATGATGGCGCCCATCGCGCCGTTCTTCAGCGAGTGGCTCTACCGGGCGCTTCAGGAAGGCAGCGAGGTGAAGGGGCCTGAGTCGGTGCATCTGGCCGATTTCCCGAAGGTGGACCAGTCGGTGATCGATTCGGTGCTGGAACAGCGCATGGCGTTGGCGCGGACGATCGTCTCGATCGTGCTTGCGTTGCGTAACCAGGCCCGGATCAACGTCCGGCAGCCGCTCCCACGCATTCTGGTGGTGACGGGCACCGGCGTCGATCGCGAGGTGGTCGAGTCGGTGCGGCCGCTCATCCTCGAAGAGGTCAACGTCAAGGACATCGAATACGTCGAGGGCACCAGTCGCGTGGTGCGCCGCACGGCCAAACCGAACTATCCCCGGCTGGGCAAGCGGCTGGGCAAGCTTATGAAGGGGGTGGCCGCCCGCGTGGCCCAGCTCACGGAGGAGGAGATCGATCGGTACCTTCGGGAAGGGAAGCTGGTGCTGGAGGTGGACGGCCAGCAGGTGGAACTGGGTCCCGAAGATCTGGAGATCAAGAGCGAAGGGATCGAAGGCTGGCTCGTGGGGCAGGAGGACGGCGTGACCGTGGCGCTCGACACGAACCGGACCGAGGAGCTGATTCTGGAAGGGCTGGCCCGCGAGGCCATCAACCGCATCCAGAACCTGCGCAAAAAGGCCGGATTCGAGGTGACCGACCGCATCGTGGTCAGCTACCGGGCCGAAGGACAACTGGCGCGTGCGCTGGAGCGGCACGCCGACTGGGTCCGGAACGAGACGCTGGCCGTAGCGTTGCAACCGTCCGAGCAGCCTACGGGCACCCACGTAGAGACGTTCGACATCGATGGGGAGACCTTCACGGTAGGCGTACAACGCGTGCCGGTAGCGACCACCACGGGACGGCAGGCCTGA
- the lepB gene encoding signal peptidase I has product MAATHPESTTQRTRKRRGRVDTPSAPSADGQARPPKSKLREWVEALVFALVVMLVVRTFLFDLFRIPTPSMEKTLLVGDYLFVSKLHYGVRTPISLGIPFTKIYVPGLTLPHTRLPGFTEIERGDVIVFNYPPEDLPIDRKTHYIKRVVGLPGDTLWIQNKVVYVNGEPQSLRPTMQQYWRIIKSDPRIMLPEVRLAELGIEEVQPTPDPRQVLIMATPEAAEAIAQWPYVERVEPLVIPRGGTYSDLMYPPGMGYSPDNYGPVVIPAQGLNVTLTEENWPYLEPVIRRYEGHTTGRQQDGTFLIDGRPATTYTFRQDYYFVMGDNRDNSEDSRFWGFVPMDHVVGKALFIYFSWDGRHHLPRLNRLFKPIR; this is encoded by the coding sequence TTGGCAGCCACGCATCCCGAATCGACCACGCAGCGCACCCGGAAGCGTCGGGGCCGCGTCGATACGCCGAGCGCGCCTTCGGCCGATGGGCAGGCCCGTCCTCCCAAAAGCAAGCTCCGCGAGTGGGTCGAGGCGCTGGTCTTTGCCCTGGTGGTCATGCTGGTGGTGCGCACGTTTCTGTTCGATCTCTTCCGCATTCCCACGCCTTCCATGGAGAAAACCCTCCTGGTGGGCGACTACCTGTTCGTCTCCAAGCTGCACTACGGCGTGCGCACGCCCATCTCGCTGGGCATCCCGTTTACCAAAATCTACGTGCCGGGCCTCACGCTGCCGCACACGCGGCTTCCAGGTTTTACCGAGATCGAGCGGGGCGATGTGATCGTGTTCAACTATCCACCGGAGGACCTGCCGATCGATCGCAAGACGCACTACATCAAGCGCGTGGTGGGATTGCCAGGCGATACGCTCTGGATTCAGAACAAGGTGGTCTACGTCAACGGCGAGCCGCAGTCGCTGCGGCCCACCATGCAGCAGTACTGGCGGATCATCAAAAGCGATCCGCGTATCATGCTGCCGGAAGTGCGCCTGGCCGAGCTGGGCATCGAGGAAGTGCAGCCGACGCCGGACCCCCGCCAGGTGCTCATCATGGCCACGCCCGAAGCGGCCGAGGCCATCGCCCAGTGGCCCTACGTGGAGCGCGTGGAGCCGCTGGTGATTCCGCGCGGCGGCACCTACAGCGACCTGATGTATCCACCGGGGATGGGCTACTCGCCGGATAACTACGGGCCGGTGGTCATTCCGGCGCAGGGATTGAACGTCACGCTGACGGAGGAAAACTGGCCCTATCTGGAGCCCGTGATCCGGCGCTACGAGGGGCACACGACCGGCCGCCAGCAGGACGGCACGTTCCTGATCGACGGCCGCCCGGCCACCACCTACACGTTCCGGCAGGATTACTACTTTGTCATGGGCGACAACCGGGACAATTCCGAAGACAGCCGCTTCTGGGGATTCGTCCCGATGGACCACGTGGTAGGAAAAGCGCTGTTCATTTACTTCTCCTGGGACGGTCGGCATCATCTACCGCGTCTGAACCGGCTTTTCAAACCGATCCGCTGA
- the xseB gene encoding exodeoxyribonuclease VII small subunit, with product MDYTPIPSDDHLSFEAALTRLQEIVQHLEDDRLDLEASILAYEEGLKLARYCLEQLRTAELRIQQLSLDGEGNPESPD from the coding sequence ATGGATTACACCCCGATCCCTTCCGACGATCACCTCTCGTTCGAAGCGGCGCTGACGCGTCTGCAGGAGATCGTGCAACATCTGGAAGATGACCGGCTGGATCTGGAGGCTTCCATTCTGGCCTACGAGGAAGGGCTCAAACTGGCCCGGTACTGTCTGGAGCAACTCCGCACGGCCGAACTGCGCATTCAGCAACTCTCGCTGGACGGTGAGGGCAATCCGGAAAGCCCGGATTGA
- a CDS encoding TraR/DksA C4-type zinc finger protein: MAEKHEQEHNATPNPEASAQEAAEPVRRTPFTDEELEYFRQLILEKRRQAVEDIERMKAQLEDAREQGGTDTAYSFHMADAGTDAMEREKLFLMIARQQKYISHLDRALERIKNKTYGICKVTGKPIPRERLEAVPHTEVSIEAKLKKK, encoded by the coding sequence ATGGCCGAGAAGCACGAGCAGGAGCACAACGCCACGCCGAATCCGGAGGCGTCGGCGCAGGAAGCCGCGGAGCCTGTGCGTCGGACTCCGTTTACGGACGAAGAGCTGGAATACTTCCGGCAGTTGATTCTGGAGAAGCGCCGGCAGGCGGTGGAGGACATCGAGCGCATGAAGGCGCAACTGGAAGATGCGCGCGAGCAGGGCGGCACCGACACCGCCTATAGCTTCCACATGGCCGACGCCGGCACCGATGCCATGGAGCGCGAAAAACTCTTCCTGATGATTGCCCGCCAGCAGAAATACATCAGCCATCTGGACCGGGCGCTCGAGCGCATCAAGAACAAGACCTATGGCATCTGCAAGGTGACCGGCAAGCCCATCCCCCGTGAGCGCCTGGAGGCGGTGCCGCACACGGAGGTCTCGATCGAGGCCAAGCTGAAAAAGAAATAA
- the lepA gene encoding translation elongation factor 4 produces MASYRDRIRNFCIIAHIDHGKSTLADRLLELTGTLSERELKDQVLDSMDLERERGITIKSHAIRMKYRARDGEEYILNLIDTPGHVDFTYEVSRALKACEGAILVVDASQGIEAQTISNLYLALGHDLEIIPVLNKVDLPNARPDEVAQSIEELIGEPAEDILRISAKTGEGVPELLERIVQRIPPPKGDPEAPLRALVFDSVFDTYRGAVVYVRVFEGTLKTGERIRFMSNGREYVAEEIGILRLERQPVEMLRAGEVGYVIGSIKDIRSARVGDTITHAHRPASEPIPGFRQVKPMVFSGVFPTNPEQYEELRASLEKLQLNDASLTFTPETSAALGFGFRIGFLGLLHMEIVQERLEREFGLDIITTVPNVEYQVVLRSGEVITVDNPSEMPDAGKIAEIREPYVRADIITPTEYIGPLMQLCQDRRGVYRNQVYLDRTRVNLQYELPLAEIIFDFYDKLKSVSRGYASFDYEILDYRPSDLVRLDILINGEPVDALSTIVHRSKAYEVGRKLTQKLRELIPRQLFDVAIQAAIGSRVIARETIKALRKDVTAKCYGGDVTRKRKLLERQKEGKKRMKQVGRVEVPQEAFLAVLSVGD; encoded by the coding sequence ATGGCTTCGTATCGCGACCGGATTCGAAATTTCTGCATCATTGCCCATATCGACCACGGCAAGAGCACGCTGGCCGATCGGCTCCTGGAACTGACCGGAACGCTCTCGGAGCGGGAGCTGAAGGACCAGGTGCTCGACAGCATGGATCTGGAGCGCGAGCGCGGGATCACGATCAAAAGCCATGCGATCCGCATGAAGTACCGCGCGCGCGACGGGGAGGAGTACATCCTGAACCTGATCGATACGCCCGGACACGTCGATTTCACCTACGAGGTGTCGCGGGCGCTCAAGGCCTGTGAAGGGGCCATCCTGGTGGTCGATGCCTCCCAGGGCATCGAAGCTCAGACCATCTCGAACCTGTACCTGGCGCTCGGGCACGACCTGGAGATCATTCCGGTACTGAATAAGGTCGATCTCCCCAACGCCCGACCCGACGAGGTGGCGCAGTCGATCGAAGAGCTGATCGGCGAGCCGGCCGAGGACATTCTGCGCATCAGCGCGAAGACGGGCGAGGGCGTGCCCGAGCTGCTGGAGCGCATCGTGCAGCGCATTCCGCCGCCCAAGGGCGACCCGGAGGCGCCGCTGCGGGCGCTCGTGTTCGACTCGGTTTTCGACACCTACCGCGGGGCCGTCGTCTACGTGCGCGTCTTCGAAGGCACGCTGAAGACCGGCGAGCGCATCCGCTTCATGTCGAACGGCCGCGAGTACGTGGCCGAAGAGATCGGCATTCTGCGGCTGGAGCGGCAGCCGGTGGAAATGCTCCGGGCCGGCGAGGTGGGCTACGTGATCGGCTCAATCAAAGATATTCGTTCGGCCCGCGTGGGCGATACGATCACGCACGCGCACCGTCCGGCCAGCGAGCCGATTCCGGGCTTCCGACAGGTCAAGCCCATGGTCTTCAGCGGCGTCTTTCCAACCAATCCGGAGCAGTACGAGGAGCTGCGGGCATCGCTGGAAAAACTTCAGCTGAACGACGCCTCGCTGACCTTTACGCCCGAGACGTCGGCTGCGCTGGGCTTCGGCTTCCGCATCGGCTTTCTGGGGCTGCTGCACATGGAGATCGTCCAGGAGCGCCTCGAGCGCGAGTTCGGCCTGGACATCATCACCACCGTGCCGAACGTCGAATATCAAGTGGTGCTGCGCTCCGGCGAGGTGATCACGGTGGACAACCCCAGCGAGATGCCCGACGCCGGCAAAATCGCCGAGATCCGGGAGCCTTACGTGCGGGCCGACATCATCACACCCACCGAGTACATCGGCCCGCTGATGCAGCTCTGTCAGGATCGGCGCGGCGTCTATCGCAACCAGGTGTATCTGGATCGCACGCGCGTCAACCTGCAGTACGAGCTACCGCTGGCCGAGATCATCTTCGACTTTTACGACAAGCTCAAAAGCGTCAGCCGCGGCTACGCGTCGTTCGACTACGAGATCCTGGACTACCGGCCCAGCGATCTGGTGCGGCTGGACATTCTGATCAACGGCGAGCCGGTCGATGCGCTTTCGACGATCGTGCACCGGAGCAAGGCCTACGAGGTGGGGCGGAAGCTGACGCAGAAGCTGCGCGAGCTGATTCCGCGGCAGCTTTTCGACGTGGCGATCCAGGCGGCCATCGGTTCCCGCGTGATCGCCCGAGAGACGATCAAGGCACTCCGCAAAGACGTGACGGCCAAATGCTACGGCGGCGACGTCACCCGGAAGCGCAAGCTGCTGGAGCGCCAGAAGGAAGGCAAGAAGCGCATGAAGCAAGTGGGGCGCGTCGAGGTGCCCCAGGAGGCCTTTCTGGCCGTACTTTCGGTGGGAGACTGA
- a CDS encoding potassium channel family protein, translating to MALLNGFFDRLLHWFVHAEAERREILLGSLLLLFIMLGGTIGYRIIEGWTWIEAFYMTFITLTTIGFSEVRPLSEAGRLFTVFVALAGIGTVAFIATRMVQFILSNTALRDRYLRRKLRAMQDHFIVCGYGRVGRRIVEDLIQAGRPVVVIERAEEELEELRAAHLVFVAGDAEEEETLRRAGIDRARALILALADDSANVFVTLLARELNPNVFILARTNDHKNMRKLLRAGANKVIAPSEVGADRMAQVVLRPHVDAFMERVLGTGALGLQMEEIRVEPGAPLAGKTLAESNFRRHYNAIVVAIVNGQTGEIRYNPGADARLQAGDILIVLGIPEAIEKLQREGCRAP from the coding sequence ATGGCGCTGCTCAACGGCTTTTTCGATCGGCTTCTGCACTGGTTCGTCCACGCCGAAGCCGAACGGCGCGAGATCCTTCTGGGCTCGCTGTTGCTCCTTTTTATCATGCTGGGCGGCACGATTGGTTATCGCATCATCGAGGGGTGGACGTGGATCGAAGCCTTCTACATGACCTTCATCACGCTTACCACCATCGGCTTTTCGGAAGTGCGTCCCCTCTCGGAAGCCGGTCGGCTCTTCACGGTGTTTGTCGCACTGGCCGGGATCGGCACCGTGGCCTTCATCGCCACCCGCATGGTGCAGTTCATTCTGAGCAACACTGCCCTTCGTGATCGTTATCTTCGTCGAAAACTCAGGGCCATGCAGGATCACTTCATCGTCTGCGGCTACGGCCGCGTGGGCAGGCGCATCGTGGAAGATCTGATTCAGGCCGGGCGGCCGGTCGTCGTCATCGAACGGGCCGAGGAGGAGCTGGAAGAGCTGCGCGCCGCCCATCTGGTCTTCGTGGCGGGCGACGCCGAGGAGGAGGAAACGCTGCGCAGGGCCGGGATCGACCGGGCACGGGCGCTCATTCTGGCGCTGGCCGACGACAGCGCGAACGTATTCGTCACGCTGCTGGCACGCGAGCTGAACCCGAACGTGTTCATTCTGGCCCGTACCAACGACCACAAAAACATGCGCAAGCTGCTGCGGGCCGGCGCCAACAAGGTGATTGCGCCCAGCGAGGTCGGCGCCGACCGTATGGCGCAGGTCGTGCTCCGTCCCCATGTGGATGCCTTCATGGAGCGGGTGCTGGGCACCGGTGCTCTGGGATTGCAGATGGAAGAAATCCGGGTCGAGCCCGGCGCCCCGCTGGCCGGTAAGACGCTGGCCGAAAGCAACTTCCGCCGGCACTACAATGCCATCGTGGTCGCTATCGTGAACGGCCAAACCGGCGAAATCCGCTACAATCCCGGCGCCGACGCTCGCCTGCAGGCCGGCGACATCCTGATCGTGCTGGGCATTCCCGAAGCCATCGAAAAGCTCCAGCGGGAAGGGTGCCGGGCCCCTTGA